From the genome of Populus alba chromosome 10, ASM523922v2, whole genome shotgun sequence, one region includes:
- the LOC118038242 gene encoding uncharacterized protein: MSNKSPIFPMPEPQNFSDYGFDPQIDYFQLSEEARNRKRKTTTARFPVDSIHLKLRKPISNEESASRKVHKANKKKKKWWRNAMLFFKWKCIHSNHKDYYLDREEDVLEARARAFSASISAGSVYLIDSLSGSSTPSRSTSRPSSGPLAGTLTPARKGDMEIPYLSLRELNMEQQQQRSSTSAKPIYLVT; the protein is encoded by the exons ATGTCAAACAAGTCCCCAATTTTTCCCATGCCAGAACCTCAAAACTTCAGCGACTATGGCTTTGACCCACAAATTGATTACTTTCAG TTGTCGGAGGAAGCAAGAAATCGCAAGAGAAAGACTACAACAGCAAGGTTTCCCGTTGACTCCATACACTTGAAGCTCCGAAAGCCCATTTCAAATGAAGAGTCTGCAAGTAGAAAGGTCCACAAAgccaacaagaagaagaagaaatggtggAGAAATGCAATGTTGTTCTTTAAGTGGAAGTGTATCCACAGTAATCACAAAGATTATTATCTTGATCGTGAAGAAGATGTGCTCGAAGCAAGGGCTAGAGCTTTCAGTGCTTCAATCTCTGCAGGATctgtttatttaattgatagTTTAAGTGGGTCAAGTACTCCTTCCAGGTCCACTAGCAGACCGTCCTCAGGGCCTCTAGCTGGAACCTTGACTCCTGCAAGAAAAGGTGACATGGAGATACCTTATTTGAGCCTGAGGGAGCTTAACATGGAGCAGCAACAGCAGAGGAGTTCTACTTCTGCTAAGCCAATATATTTGgtcacttaa
- the LOC118038246 gene encoding epoxide hydrolase 3, producing the protein MDSIEHRTIHANGITMHVAIKGSENAPVILFLHGFPESWYSWRYQILALSSLGYRSVAPDLRGYGDTDAPAEITSYTCFHLVGDLIGLLDVVAPNEDKVFVVAHDWGAIIAWYMCLFRPDRVKALVNTSVLFIPRNPERKFVETLRTLYGDDYYMCRFQEPGVIEAEYAERGTERVLKELLTHRVAGPLFLPKGKGLNGAPLDAPLVLPSWLSEEDFKYYTNKFEQKGFTGGLNYYRNLDRNWELTAPWTGAQVTVPVKFIIGDGDLTYNSLGGKDYIDSGGFKRDVPFLEELVVMEGVGHFLNQERADEINKHIYDFFQKF; encoded by the exons ATGGACTCCATAGAACACAGAACCATTCATGCTAATGGCATTACCATGCATGTAGCAATCAAAGGCTCAGAGAATGCTCCGGTTATTCTATTTCTCCATGGATTCCCCGAATCATGGTACTCCTGGAGATACCAGATCTTAGCTCTATCCTCACTTGGCTATAGATCTGTGGCACCTGACTTGAGAGGGTATGGTGACACAGACGCCCCAGCTGAGATTACAAGCTACACATGCTTCCATTTGGTTGGTGATTTAATTGGGTTGCTTGATGTTGTGGCACCAAATGAAGATAAAGTTTTTGTTGTGGCACACGACTGGGGTGCTATTATAGCTTGGTATATGTGTTTGTTTAGACCAGATAGAGTTAAAGCTCTGGTTAATACCAGTGTTTTGTTTATTCCGAGGAATCCTGAGAGGAAATTTGTTGAGACTTTGAGGACTCTTTATGGTGATGATTACTACATGTGCAGATTTCAG GAGCCTGGAGTGATTGAAGCTGAGTATGCAGAGAGAGGCACGGAGAGAGTTCTGAAGGAATTGTTAACGCACCGAGTTGCAGGACCTCTTTTTTTACCTAAAGGTAAAGGTTTAAATGGAGCCCCGCTGGATGCTCCACTTGTCTTGCCCTCTTGGTTGTCTGAGGAAGATTTCAAGTACTACACCAACAAATTTGAGCAGAAAGGCTTTACTGGAGGATTAAACTATTATCGGAATCTGGATAG GAACTGGGAGCTCACCGCACCATGGACAGGGGCTCAGGTGACAGTACCTGTCAAGTTTATTATTGGTGATGGGGACCTGACCTATAATTCTCTTGGCGGGAAGGATTATATAGACTCAGGCGGGTTCAAGAGAGACGTTCCATTTTTAGAGGAACTAGTCGTAATGGAAGGAGTAGGGCATTTCCTCAATCAAGAGAGGGCGGATGAGATCAATAAGCACATTTATGATTTCTTTCAAAAGTTCTAG